A window of the Glaciimonas sp. CA11.2 genome harbors these coding sequences:
- a CDS encoding PDDEXK nuclease domain-containing protein, which produces MTKLLAEADLPADYAHWLSSLKQRIQSAQQRAVLAVNHELVLLYWQIGRDILERQQAQGWGAKVIDRLAKDLSAAFPEMKGFAPRSLKYMRAFAQAWPEPEFVQEVLAQLPWYHQLTLLDKLKSRKEREWYVVRAIEHGWSRNILVMQIETKLHQRQGAAQTNFANRLPAVQSDLARNTLKDPYIFDFLGLGEEAQERDIELALVQHVTKFLLELGAGFAFVGRQYRLTVGDEEFYIDLLFYHLKLRCYVVVELKATPFKPEYAGQLNFYLSAIDADVKAKDDNPTIGLLLCKDHNRTVAEYALRGMDKPMGIANYQLVRAIPENLATNLPTIEQIEMELQWSGDDDNSVPQDADGASDDVDKTDHPGDAT; this is translated from the coding sequence ATGACTAAGCTGCTTGCCGAGGCTGATTTACCTGCTGATTACGCTCATTGGCTCTCCAGTCTCAAGCAGCGCATCCAGTCCGCGCAACAGCGCGCGGTGCTGGCGGTCAACCACGAACTGGTGCTGCTTTATTGGCAGATTGGTCGGGACATTTTAGAGCGGCAGCAGGCACAGGGCTGGGGCGCAAAGGTCATTGATCGACTGGCGAAAGACCTCAGTGCGGCGTTTCCTGAAATGAAAGGTTTTGCTCCCCGCAGCCTCAAATACATGCGGGCGTTTGCTCAAGCTTGGCCTGAGCCTGAATTTGTGCAAGAGGTGCTTGCACAATTGCCGTGGTATCACCAACTCACCTTGCTTGATAAGCTTAAGAGCCGTAAGGAACGAGAGTGGTATGTGGTTCGGGCCATTGAACACGGCTGGTCCCGCAATATATTGGTGATGCAGATCGAAACCAAGCTGCACCAACGCCAAGGTGCTGCACAAACCAATTTTGCCAACCGGCTACCTGCTGTGCAATCCGACTTGGCACGTAACACGCTCAAAGATCCCTATATTTTTGATTTTCTCGGTTTAGGCGAAGAGGCACAAGAGCGCGACATCGAATTGGCCTTAGTCCAGCATGTGACCAAGTTTTTGCTGGAACTGGGTGCGGGCTTTGCTTTTGTCGGCAGGCAGTATCGCTTAACTGTGGGCGATGAAGAGTTTTACATTGATCTGCTGTTTTATCACCTCAAGCTGCGTTGTTATGTGGTGGTGGAGCTCAAGGCCACACCCTTTAAGCCAGAATATGCAGGACAACTCAATTTTTATCTATCTGCCATTGATGCCGATGTGAAAGCCAAGGATGACAACCCAACGATAGGCTTGCTGCTATGCAAGGACCATAACCGCACCGTGGCGGAATACGCTCTGCGTGGCATGGATAAACCGATGGGTATTGCTAATTATCAGCTGGTGCGCGCAATCCCTGAGAATTTGGCAACCAACTTGCCAACCATCGAACAAATTGAAATGGAATTACAGTGGTCTGGCGATGATGATAATTCTGTGCCGCAAGATGCTGACGGTGCTTCTGATGATGTGGACAAAACAGACCATCCAGGAGATGCCACATGA
- the pglZ gene encoding BREX-1 system phosphatase PglZ type A → MSTSRIAESLNTLFTQQPIVFWNDADAEFASQVDQLDLPDVQLIRLDQTPALQAKLMIERETGDKRWLIYAPNEEPEAAQDWLLDVRLRGKPFRADSTSILLEELGLASHALRDHLKLRGKFLRAKDRIERLKRWVEPHDSADDIDRKMMAVVTRAENAEAASIFLKVFSALVSEGSGDLGALPKPLAEIGINELEEAFWILAERKFGYCDATPSLRGLLFAIFASDFSQGIGVVPAQLSHFLISNRAKAASASVFVSRWRSDMANYGSYDALSNQVSDELRIMDILGPMNADRLADAMTFEAIEKRIIADLKGRIIVGHGANMDSVRTLIARRRDGHWANMLLAGANDSTRALSASYDALEAAAGFFELQAKYAKGFSFANAKEAFTAYASEIHRFDQLYRWFMKAAESVEPMGWSLLHELRDRMEDAYSGWFLSQLTSAWGSVIEGTFGLLAKWRLDGVVNQQDFYTRYVAPAFNGGAKRVFVVISDAFRYEAAAELVGELNTRSRMKASVETMLGVLPSYTSLGMASLLPHERLAYKTNTNLDVLVDGQSSSTVEQRSSILAAHGGVAIKREELMEKGRENGREFVKPHKLVYVYHDLIDMIGDKQGSETQTFDATARAIKELSDLVGFIVNNLNGSTVFITADHGFLYQESAMDESNRSALDEKPDGAIKSKKRYIIGRNLGSSSKAWSGNTADTAGTDVGEGSMDFLVPKGTGRFHFAGGARFVHGSAMPQEIVIPVIAVKESESEMAKTKTVEVSLLGSSNKVVTNKQRFEFIQTEAVSERVLPVTLLVSIRDGEKLVSDEQAVTFDSTSQMLDDRKRSVMLTIGAGSYDRAQDYFLVARDAKTKAEAWRAALKIDLAFSNDF, encoded by the coding sequence ATGAGCACTAGCCGTATCGCCGAGTCGCTGAATACGCTATTTACCCAACAACCGATCGTATTTTGGAACGACGCGGACGCAGAATTCGCGTCCCAAGTGGATCAGCTGGATCTGCCAGATGTCCAACTGATCCGTCTCGACCAAACACCGGCTCTTCAAGCCAAGCTGATGATTGAGCGGGAAACGGGCGATAAACGATGGCTGATCTATGCGCCCAATGAAGAGCCGGAAGCTGCCCAAGATTGGCTGCTCGACGTGCGTCTGCGTGGCAAGCCTTTCCGGGCCGACTCAACCTCGATTCTGCTCGAAGAGCTAGGGCTGGCCAGCCACGCGCTGCGAGATCATTTGAAGCTGCGCGGCAAGTTCCTGCGCGCGAAGGACCGCATCGAGCGGCTCAAGCGTTGGGTTGAGCCGCATGACAGCGCCGATGATATCGACCGCAAGATGATGGCCGTGGTGACGCGGGCAGAGAATGCCGAAGCGGCTTCCATTTTCTTGAAAGTATTCTCCGCTTTGGTGTCTGAAGGGTCTGGGGACTTGGGTGCGTTACCCAAGCCGCTCGCAGAGATCGGCATCAACGAGCTTGAGGAAGCGTTTTGGATCTTGGCAGAACGCAAGTTTGGCTATTGCGACGCGACGCCTTCGTTGCGCGGGCTCTTGTTTGCCATCTTCGCGAGCGATTTCTCCCAAGGTATCGGTGTCGTACCCGCTCAATTGAGCCATTTCCTGATTTCGAATCGAGCCAAGGCTGCGAGTGCCTCCGTCTTCGTCAGCCGCTGGCGTTCCGACATGGCCAATTACGGCAGCTACGACGCGCTGTCGAACCAAGTCTCGGACGAGTTGCGCATCATGGACATCCTCGGACCGATGAATGCGGATCGTTTGGCCGACGCGATGACCTTCGAGGCCATCGAAAAGCGGATTATTGCCGACTTGAAAGGGCGAATCATCGTCGGACATGGTGCGAACATGGATTCGGTTCGGACGCTGATCGCGCGCCGGCGCGATGGACATTGGGCCAACATGCTGCTGGCAGGGGCTAACGATTCCACCCGTGCATTATCGGCCAGCTACGACGCTTTGGAAGCGGCCGCCGGATTTTTCGAATTGCAGGCCAAGTACGCTAAAGGATTTAGTTTCGCCAACGCCAAGGAGGCCTTTACAGCTTACGCGTCTGAGATTCATCGCTTCGATCAGCTTTACCGCTGGTTCATGAAAGCGGCCGAGTCAGTGGAGCCGATGGGCTGGTCGCTGCTGCATGAGCTACGCGACCGGATGGAGGATGCTTATTCGGGCTGGTTCTTGAGTCAGCTCACTTCGGCCTGGGGTTCTGTCATCGAGGGCACATTCGGCTTGCTCGCCAAGTGGCGACTGGACGGCGTGGTGAACCAGCAAGACTTTTATACCCGCTATGTCGCTCCAGCCTTCAACGGAGGCGCCAAGCGTGTTTTCGTGGTGATTTCGGACGCCTTCCGTTATGAGGCCGCAGCGGAATTGGTTGGCGAACTCAATACGCGCAGCCGGATGAAAGCCAGCGTCGAGACCATGTTGGGCGTACTGCCAAGCTACACCTCCTTAGGCATGGCTAGCCTTCTTCCTCACGAACGACTTGCCTACAAAACTAATACGAACCTGGATGTTTTGGTGGATGGCCAGTCATCATCGACTGTGGAGCAAAGATCGTCGATCCTGGCTGCGCATGGCGGCGTGGCCATCAAGCGAGAGGAGCTGATGGAGAAAGGCCGGGAAAACGGTCGCGAGTTCGTGAAGCCCCACAAGCTCGTCTACGTCTACCACGATCTGATTGACATGATCGGCGACAAGCAAGGATCGGAAACCCAAACTTTCGACGCGACAGCGAGAGCGATCAAGGAGTTGTCCGACCTGGTCGGATTTATCGTCAACAACCTGAATGGCTCGACGGTGTTCATCACCGCAGATCATGGCTTCCTCTATCAGGAATCGGCGATGGATGAATCGAACCGGTCGGCGCTCGATGAAAAACCGGATGGTGCCATCAAGTCGAAAAAGCGTTACATCATTGGACGGAATCTGGGTAGTTCCTCCAAGGCGTGGTCGGGCAACACCGCTGACACTGCCGGAACCGATGTAGGCGAAGGCAGCATGGATTTTTTGGTGCCGAAAGGCACAGGCCGATTCCATTTTGCAGGGGGTGCGCGCTTCGTGCATGGCAGTGCGATGCCGCAAGAGATAGTCATCCCGGTCATCGCAGTGAAGGAAAGCGAGTCAGAGATGGCCAAGACGAAGACGGTAGAAGTGAGTCTGCTTGGATCTAGCAATAAAGTGGTCACAAACAAACAGCGTTTTGAGTTCATCCAAACCGAGGCAGTATCTGAACGGGTTCTGCCGGTTACGCTGTTGGTTTCGATTAGAGATGGAGAGAAGCTGGTAAGTGACGAGCAAGCCGTGACTTTCGACAGCACCTCGCAAATGCTTGATGACCGTAAGCGTTCAGTCATGCTGACTATCGGCGCGGGTAGTTACGACCGAGCTCAAGATTATTTTTTGGTGGCGCGCGATGCCAAAACCAAGGCGGAAGCCTGGCGTGCGGCGCTTAAGATCGATTTAGCATTCAGTAATGATTTTTAA
- the brxL gene encoding protease Lon-related BREX system protein BrxL, with the protein MVDIENIPEGALDSGLDKLLNERFAGRVVRKDLTKLIKEGANVPVYVLEYLLGMYCASDDDETIKAGLETVKNILAENYVRPDEAEKVKSKIRERGSFKVIDKVTVKLNENRDAYEALLSNLGIKNAEVPDSYVKQFEKLLVGGIWCIVTIQYRFEENQRTSPFMVSDLKPIQMPNMDMEELFSARKGFSDEQWIDALLRSTGMEPTCFKERVKWHLLARMIPLVENNYNLCELGPRGTGKSHIYKEISPNSILVSGGQTTVANLFYNMAARKVGLVGVWDVVAFDEVAGINFKDHDGVQIMKDYMASGSFSRGRESISASAAMVFVGNLPQGQTVEALVKTSHLFSPFPEVMIDSAFFDRFHAYVPGWEIPKMRPEFFTNQYGLIVDYLAEWVREMRKRSFADAIDKWFKLGNNLNQRDTIAVRKTVSGLLKLISPDGSYTKDTVRKCLEYALETRRRVKEQLKKIGGMEFYDVHFSYIDLDDQQERFISVPEQGGGGLIPDGRLNPGVLHTVAMGTNGMPGIYRMEIQAIAGGGKLSVSGSLAREPVRVAFDYFKANASRVSASIHPTEKDFHLHLVELQNSGIPEYITLASLIALCSSALGKPIQSQMVIMGDMSLGGTITQTRNLADSLQVAFDAGAKRILLPMSSVTDIPSVPGELFAKFQTSFYSDPVDAVFKALGVE; encoded by the coding sequence ATGGTTGATATAGAAAATATCCCGGAAGGTGCTCTCGACTCAGGACTTGATAAACTGCTGAACGAGCGGTTTGCGGGTCGAGTTGTTCGCAAGGACTTGACCAAACTCATCAAAGAAGGCGCCAATGTTCCGGTCTATGTGCTTGAATACTTGCTTGGCATGTATTGCGCATCCGATGATGACGAGACAATTAAGGCTGGGCTTGAAACAGTCAAGAATATTCTAGCTGAGAATTATGTACGACCCGACGAAGCGGAGAAGGTCAAGAGCAAGATACGAGAGCGCGGATCCTTTAAGGTGATCGATAAAGTTACTGTCAAACTCAATGAAAATCGTGATGCATATGAAGCTTTGCTGTCCAACCTTGGGATCAAGAACGCCGAGGTGCCTGACTCCTACGTAAAACAGTTTGAAAAGCTGTTGGTGGGTGGTATTTGGTGCATCGTAACTATCCAATACCGTTTCGAAGAGAACCAGAGGACATCGCCGTTCATGGTCTCAGACCTGAAGCCGATTCAGATGCCTAACATGGATATGGAGGAACTTTTCTCGGCCCGGAAAGGGTTTTCCGACGAGCAATGGATCGACGCGCTGCTGAGATCGACCGGCATGGAGCCGACTTGCTTCAAAGAACGGGTTAAATGGCATCTTCTGGCCCGCATGATTCCCTTGGTTGAAAACAATTACAATCTGTGCGAACTTGGCCCCCGTGGTACAGGGAAGAGCCACATTTACAAAGAAATCAGTCCCAACTCGATTTTGGTCTCTGGTGGGCAGACAACCGTCGCCAACCTGTTCTATAACATGGCCGCTCGTAAGGTCGGACTGGTAGGTGTGTGGGATGTGGTAGCGTTCGATGAGGTCGCTGGGATAAATTTTAAAGACCACGACGGCGTCCAGATTATGAAGGATTACATGGCTTCTGGTTCGTTCAGCCGTGGTCGAGAATCCATCAGTGCCAGCGCTGCTATGGTCTTCGTTGGGAACTTACCGCAGGGCCAAACTGTAGAAGCGCTTGTGAAGACCAGCCATCTGTTCAGTCCGTTTCCGGAGGTTATGATCGATTCGGCGTTCTTCGATCGCTTTCATGCCTACGTGCCTGGGTGGGAAATTCCGAAGATGCGTCCGGAGTTCTTTACCAATCAATATGGTCTTATCGTGGACTATCTTGCCGAGTGGGTTCGCGAAATGCGTAAACGTAGCTTCGCCGACGCGATCGATAAATGGTTTAAGCTCGGCAACAACCTCAATCAACGCGATACCATTGCCGTGCGCAAAACGGTATCGGGCCTATTGAAGTTGATCAGTCCGGATGGCAGCTATACCAAAGATACCGTTCGCAAGTGCCTCGAATATGCGCTAGAGACAAGGCGCCGGGTAAAGGAGCAGCTGAAGAAAATCGGCGGCATGGAATTCTATGACGTTCATTTTTCATACATCGACCTTGATGACCAACAGGAAAGATTCATTAGTGTGCCAGAACAGGGCGGGGGCGGACTCATTCCAGATGGGCGTCTTAATCCAGGTGTCCTTCACACGGTAGCCATGGGAACCAATGGCATGCCAGGTATTTATCGCATGGAGATCCAAGCGATTGCCGGTGGAGGCAAACTGTCCGTATCTGGATCATTGGCGCGCGAACCGGTGCGTGTCGCATTCGATTATTTCAAAGCCAACGCCTCCCGAGTTAGTGCATCGATTCACCCTACGGAGAAGGACTTTCATCTTCATCTCGTTGAGCTCCAAAATTCTGGAATACCAGAGTACATCACCCTGGCCAGCTTGATCGCATTGTGCTCGTCAGCTCTTGGTAAACCCATTCAAAGTCAGATGGTCATCATGGGCGATATGTCACTCGGTGGGACGATCACGCAGACCCGTAATTTAGCCGACAGCCTTCAAGTGGCGTTTGACGCCGGCGCAAAGCGGATCCTTTTACCGATGTCGAGCGTAACGGACATTCCATCTGTTCCTGGTGAACTTTTCGCAAAATTCCAAACCAGCTTTTACTCTGATCCGGTCGATGCAGTATTCAAGGCATTGGGGGTCGAGTGA
- a CDS encoding reverse transcriptase family protein gives MKVAVSDLFLNTSKIHLEYKKYVDESSDRDIQEPFGRLLSLQRQLLKLLSRIETPQFLHSAIKKRSYKTNAEAHLGGQNVFKVDIVKFYCSVKFAHVYNFFLLELECSIDIATILAKICTVETHEHGVHLPTGSCISPILSFLACRNMFDSIDQLCSRFSCVFTLYVDDITVSGHEARPALMLAIASEIAKNGFSSHKYQSYQGTPATITGLIVDNGKIKLPHARAKLIRSFEETLNLTTDVRLKAKLLAGLIGRLSEAEYIDPCYKVKRQNVLIKYKDDWKMITDDRVAKSVLKTAKARKKQLIAKTIDDIVLVPHY, from the coding sequence TTGAAGGTTGCTGTTTCGGATTTATTTTTAAATACCTCAAAAATTCATTTGGAATATAAAAAATATGTCGATGAATCTAGCGATCGGGATATTCAAGAGCCTTTTGGGAGGCTTCTTTCGTTGCAGCGTCAACTTTTGAAACTGCTGAGTAGAATTGAGACCCCGCAATTTTTACACTCTGCAATTAAAAAAAGATCATACAAAACAAATGCGGAGGCGCATTTGGGCGGGCAAAACGTTTTTAAAGTCGACATCGTTAAATTTTATTGTTCAGTAAAATTTGCGCATGTTTACAATTTCTTTTTACTCGAACTTGAATGCTCGATTGATATTGCAACTATTCTAGCTAAAATATGTACGGTCGAGACCCATGAGCACGGGGTACATCTGCCCACCGGAAGCTGTATCAGTCCTATTCTTTCGTTCTTGGCTTGTAGAAATATGTTTGATTCCATCGACCAGTTATGTAGCCGGTTTTCTTGCGTATTTACGCTGTATGTTGACGACATAACCGTATCTGGTCACGAGGCTCGTCCTGCGCTTATGTTAGCCATAGCCAGTGAAATTGCAAAGAATGGTTTTTCTTCCCATAAATACCAGTCATACCAAGGTACTCCTGCAACGATTACCGGATTGATAGTCGATAATGGAAAAATTAAGCTCCCGCATGCTCGAGCCAAGTTAATTCGCTCGTTTGAAGAAACTTTAAACTTGACTACTGATGTGAGGCTGAAAGCTAAACTTTTGGCGGGCTTGATTGGTCGGTTGTCTGAAGCCGAATATATCGACCCCTGTTATAAGGTAAAGCGGCAGAACGTTCTGATCAAGTATAAAGATGATTGGAAAATGATAACCGACGATAGAGTGGCGAAGTCAGTTTTGAAAACTGCAAAGGCACGAAAAAAGCAGTTAATTGCTAAAACGATCGACGATATTGTTCTGGTTCCTCACTATTGA
- a CDS encoding helix-turn-helix transcriptional regulator, with the protein MINNALKVVRQYHHMSQIQLAKNLSISNSYLSELEAGKKEPTLELLHKYAAEFNVPLSSLVVFSETLDGTQSKSKARAFISKKMLKILEWISDVDEKNINEA; encoded by the coding sequence ATGATCAATAATGCATTGAAGGTGGTTAGACAGTACCACCACATGTCGCAGATTCAGTTGGCAAAAAATCTTTCTATTTCTAATTCTTATTTATCCGAATTGGAAGCTGGAAAGAAAGAGCCAACTCTTGAGCTTCTGCACAAGTATGCAGCAGAATTTAATGTCCCACTTTCGTCGCTCGTAGTATTTTCTGAAACCTTGGATGGTACTCAAAGTAAGAGTAAAGCTCGCGCATTTATTTCAAAAAAAATGTTAAAAATCCTAGAATGGATTTCCGATGTGGACGAAAAAAATATTAACGAAGCCTAA